The following DNA comes from Triticum dicoccoides isolate Atlit2015 ecotype Zavitan unplaced genomic scaffold, WEW_v2.0 scaffold118960, whole genome shotgun sequence.
TGACCTTCCAATGGCTCCAACACATGAGAGTAAATTTTCTTGTAAGTCTTAATGGAATAACACTCAGCTATGTATGCATCCAACTGTTGTGAGCTCTTGTAGATGCAGCTTATTGCATGGCAGCAGGGTAGACCAGATAGCTGCCAATATCTACAAGAACAAACCCTAGTTTGCAAATTCACAATGTACTTGTATTTATCATGCTCTAACACCTCAAACCCATCTCTTCCATTCCAGAGCACATGACAATTTCCAGATCTTGCTATATTCTGCTTTAGTTTCTTAAATATGTTTGGACATATGATTCCTGACCATTTCAAACACTTGGTAATGCATTCTTGTATCCTCACCATAATTTTGCATCTTATCCACTCCAACATAGATATAATAGGTAGATATCTTGATTCCATGATCCAATTGTTGAATGACTCGTGCATGTTATTGTCAACTGAATCACAGTAGCTTCCCAATTTCATGTAAGCCCTGCTCCAGTGAATTGGGTCTGTGTTCATCATGTCCTTTGCTCCTTCAACTGTGAATTGAGTCAACCTTGCCCTGTTATAGTTGAATAGAGACTTGTTAGGAGCCTTTGCACATCTCCATAATCTCTTTTGCAAATCTTTGTCATTATGTTTTTTCTTCCAGTTTGAGTAAATGTGCCTTGCACACATCCTGTGTTCTGCTTTTGGAAAAATATCCTCTATAGCCCCTATTAGTCCTTTCTGCTGATCTGAGATGAACACCCACCCATCCCCTTGATTGCTGATTTTGAGGTCTCTGTTTAACTTCTCAACAAACCAGAACCAGGACTCATATGTTTCTTTTTCGACTACAGCCCAAGCTACAGGGTACATCTGATTATTGGCATCTCTTCCCAAAGCAACAAGTAGCTGACCAAAGCAAGCTCCTTTGAAGAAACATCCATCTAGTCCTATAACCTTTCTGCAGCCAGCAAGAAATCCTTTCTTAATAGCACCAAAGCACATGTAAAACCTCTCAAAAACATGCTCATCATCCTTCACATCATCTGCCAGTTTGATAGCAACAGTGCTACCTGGGTTAGTTCTCAGCAATTCCAATTGGTAGTCAAAAACCAAGGAATATTCTCCTTTggtggtatctttgtatttctccaTCACTAATTTTTTGGCTCTTTTGCATTGTGCAATAGTGACATCTGCAAACATGTCCTTCAAAACAGTTTGCTTCAAGTTTTCTAATTTCCATGTCGGATTTGCTTTTATAAGTGCTGCATACCTCTTAGCAATAACTACAGATGTCACTAGTTTGTTGTCTCTTCTTGGAATACAATGATGCTCATCTACAAATGTTGAGACTTGCAACCATTTGTGTCTAGTGGTCCTTGATGCATAAATGACCCACTTACATCCAGGCTAAGAACAGTAAGCTCTAACTTTGTCATGTTCATCTTTGCTGAACAACAAATGCCTGTGAGTTTTAATTCCATAGGAAATCACTGCTTTCTTCATGTGCTCTCTGCTTCGGAAAACCATGCCAAGTTGAAAGTTGGGTTTTTCAGCTTTGCTATCAAACCTAGGCCACTTGCTCTTCCTTCTTACCATAGTGGTACCTCCTTCTCCATCACTttcttcatcataagagaaatcatCCTCATCAGAGTCAAAATATGGAGTTTCAAAACCAGCATCCAAATCCTCATCAGATTTACATTGCACTTTATTGTTTTGCATTATAATTCCACTTCTTTGTCCTAGCTTCTTAGCTCTCTCATTCCTCCTAATCTCTCTTGCAAGTTTTCTCAGTTCCTCTGCCTCCGAATCCTCTCCAGAACTGCAATCAGGTATTGGTTCATAATCAGTATCCTCTTCATCTGATTTGTCAACAGGAGGTGCTTCTATTGCCGGAACATGTTCGGTTGAAATCTCATGATCTGCACCAACTGTTGGAGCAACATGAGGTGCTTTTGTTGCTGGAACATGTTCAGTAGATTTTGCCACTGCCCTTCTTCTAATTTGCAACTTAGCAGGTATAGCAACTTCAGCTGCAGTAAAGTGTGCCTCCAACTTAACAGCACTTGCACAAACTTCTCTCGGTGTTTCATGAGCAGATGATGCGCTGACTTGAGCACTTTCAGCAGGACTTGCCATCTTTTCAAGTAACATCTCATCGACCACTCCAGTGTCAACGACTTGCACACTAATAAGTGGTAATTTTGTCCCTCTCCGTCTAGAGTAAGTTTCTCCTACATTTACTGGCAATAGACCTGCACATATGTCAATCTGTTCATCACCTGCACATATGTCGAATTGCTCATCATTAGCAGATAACATGGTTTGGTCTGGTTGCATTTCTTTGTCATTGTCAAAGTGTTGCTGGATTGGCATGTCCAATTCTTCAACAAAAACATCAGCATAACTATCTATTGTTCCAATGTCCATCGTCTTCACTGACTCATCATCACACATGAACATAAGACCATCACTGACTTTTTTCCCTAGAGGCAACCAATGCAATTTGTAGGTGTAACTACCTCTGTAGTGACCTCTTTCCATCTGATGAATATCTTCTGCGGAGTTATATAATTCTTCATAGGACAAATCATCCCTTGGCATGATCATCTCTGCCACCAATTCCCCAACGTAATCCAACTTTCCATCCACTTGCTGAAATGATCCATAATAATGAAACCTGACAAAGAAGTTGTCCAATGGATCGGGACCAGGTGAACCTACAAATTGAGACACGAAGAACTATCATTCATAGAAAAAAAAACTGTTGGATCTTTAGCTCTGACAGTACACAAAAATTAAGAGAACTAACATTTACAGTTTGGACTACAATTGTGATATACGAAGGCAACAAATTCAAACAAAAACACTTCATTCAGACAAGTATAGCAGATAATTTACTATGGACTAACATGTTTAGTTCATTCAGACAAGAAAGTGCACTTTTCTCCTTAACCAAACAGGGTAATCATCTACAATAAATTCTCCTAGCAATGCAAGTTCATTCAGACTCATTTACTTTGCATGAGAGATACCAGCTTGTCCTGCACCAAAATCTGCTAAAAAGTCACACCTTTTCCCTAACAAAAACATCCCTTTTTTCATGAACGGAATAGGGCATCATCCAAAACGCACTTGAACAGAACAGGGCGCATCCAAAACACTACTTATCCCCCTAAATCCCTAGCACTAAGACGCCCCATTCCCCTCACCCGAGCCCACACCTCTGCGGTGCACACGATCGTTCATTGGAGCTCGCGATTCCGCCGATGAACGACACCAGAAGCGAAGCAGAGCAGCAACGGAGATGGAGGCACACACACCTGGACACATGGTTTCATTCCTTCGGCGACAGGCAAGCAGCAGATGACGGCGGCGAGGGCGGATggggacggcggcgacggcggacaGCGCCCTAGCGAGAGAAAGAGGAGAGGCGATTCTGGAGGCGATGGCGCTCACGGAaaaagaaagagaggaaggggacgAGGTGATAAAGGAAAGAGAGGCAACTGACTAATGGGACCTTCTCAGCGTAATTTGCCCAGTTAGCGCGTAATCTGCATCATGGGGTACAAAACCGCTCTAGATTAGACAGAAACCACTCAAGGGGGTTATTAATCCGGTTTTAGTAATTTCAGGGTGTTATTTATCCCGGTTTTGAGTTCAGGGGGTTATGTATCCCAAAGAGTAGATTTGGGGGTGATTTGTATACTTCTTTCAATAGAAAAATCTCTTGGCCCAgctcaaaaaaaaaggaaaagctcTGGGCCCAGctcaaaaaaagaaggaaaaaactcTTGGCGAGGAGAGCAAATCGGCCCAGAGCAGCAGTAGCCGCGACACGCTGAAGGATGCAATGGTTACACTAACAGTCTGACGCCCATTGACTTGTACAGAAGATAGATGCTACCATGATCACTGCCATAAGGAGGAATATTTCGTAGTCCTTGTTGTTGTGAGCGGCTTGATTCTCTCGACCACGTTGGTTGCTGCGGTCTGGCTACTCGTTTACAGACCaagcaagaaaagaaaaagatCTCATGAAGCTTCGGATAGATACTTGGGCAGGTGGTAGTGGTAGCCACAGTGGAATCCTGCCAGATGGGGTATATAGGGTCAGTTCTTTTGGCAATTCTCTCAGAATTAACCCCTCATCAGCTTTTCCCAGAATGAGCTAGGAATTGTAAACAAAAATGAAGTGACAATTCTGGGAGAAGCTAGAGAGGGGGTTAATCCTGAGAGAATTGCCGAAAAGAACTGGCCCATATTGTAGCAATCAAGAGATTAAAGAGATCCGGCCTAGAGAAGAAAAAGAATTTCCACCCCGAGATTAGTGGAGTCGCAAAGCTTTATTACTAGCCATTCTTAGTTCACAATACTATAATTTTTCAGTTCCTGACGTCGTCATCACTAGCCATTTGTGCCCCATCTGATCTCTAATCTAGTTCTCAACATGCCCGAGTTTAGCAAGCAACATTGTTCAGTATCCGAACTCTGCAGAAGCTCCTATCTATCTATCTACTGTATGTATTATCTGAATGTTGGTGTCGGTAGTTCATGATACATCCTCTTGTCAACACGACCTTCGCATTTACAATTGAGAACAAAAACATTCACAGTAGTCATGAACTAACTCACAAACATGCAACTAGAGAAACCACAACATGCAACTACAGTACAAGGTTCTTCAGCAGCAACCACAACATGCAACTAGAGAAACATGGAGCGCTCCAGTAACCATACATTTCATAAACAGGTTTCGACTGAATTCTTCATGTCCTTGGTAACAGTATATAGTTGCAAACTTGCAAGATCCACACACATCCAGGAGCGGCAATACCTCCTCACATCCAGCAAAGCCTCGACATCACAAAATATGTTGATACCATCAGAGCCCGGTAATAACAAAGCACACTCCCTTCACTTATACTATGATAATCCAGGGGATGTTGGCTTATACCCTTCTTAGACATGCATTGGTCCCTTCTCAGATGGTTGGAGAAGATAACAACACAAAAGACTTTCAGTTTTCATTGTTTCGGTGTTGCACGCTGAGGAGCACACAAGTCCCTGATCAACCTTGAAAAGAGTTTCACGTAGACCATAGGAACCCATACACCAGACGCAATGGTCATGATAGCTTGAGAACCAGGTGCAGATCTTCCCAGCTTGACTCAGTCAGTCCTCCAGTCTCTCCGCTGCTTCTCGCTTCATATCCTTCACCATGGACTTGAACGCTGCCACCTCCGCCGCCAGCATCTCATCACCCAGCACAGGACCAACCTCCAATGTTGGAGGGTTGCCCCGTAGACCCTGTAGCTGAACACAAAGGTAGACACAGATAAACATTCATAAGAAGTGATTACAAACAACATGTGCACTAGCTACTTAAATAGTACAGCCACAATAAAAAACTACTCACCATCTCACGGCATTTCCGGACAGCACGTGCACAATCGCTTGTCGGGTAAGGACGGAACACCTCTGTTACTGACCACTTGATGACTATTCCGCAGACCACAACGGTGGAGATGGCTTTTGTCATCCTGAAGATCAAGTGAGCGCCCCTTTTAAATAGTCTCATCTTCTCTTCAGATGTAAGCGGATCATCATCGCCACCCTGAAACAATATGAGCATAAAAATTAAATGAGCATCGTTCGCTTAAATTTTTGGACTGGCAGTAGTTAAACCAATTACAATTAACATCATGGGGCGTTCGAAGCAGGCCGTGGAGGAGGTTGATCCGGCCGAACTTCTTCACCTCAAGGAGGAAATGTTGGATACNNNNNNNNNNNNNNNNNNNNNNNNNNNNNNNNNNNNNNNNNNNNNNNNNNNNNNNNNNNNNNNNNNNNNNNNNNNNNNNNNNNNNNNNNNNNNNNNNNNNNNNNNNNNNNNNNNNNNNNNNNNNNNNNNNNNNNNNNNNNNNNNNNNNNNNNNNNNNNNNNNNNNNNNNNNNNNNNNNNNNNNNNNNNNNNNNNNNNNNNNNNNNNNNNNNNNNNNNNNNNNNNNNNNNNNNNNNNNNNNNNNNNNNNNNNNNNNNNNNNNNNNNNNNNNNNNNNNNNNNNNNNNNNNNNNNNNNNNNNNNNNNNNNNNNNNNNNNNNNNNNNNNNNNNNNNNNNNNNNNNNNNNNNNNNNNNNNNNNNNNNNNNNNNNNNNNNNNNNNNNNNNNNNNNNNNNNNNNNNNNNNNNNNNNNNNNNNNNNNNNNNNNNNNNNNNNNNNNNNNNNNNNNNNNNNNNNNNNNNNNNNNNNNNNNNNNNNNNNNNNNNNNNNNNNNNNNNNNNNNNNNNNNNNNNNNNNNNNNNNNNNNNNNNNNNNNNNNNNNNNNNNNNNNNNNNNNNNNNNNNNNNNNNNNNNNNNNNNNNNNNNNNNNNNNNNNNNNNNNNNNNNNNNNNNNNNNNNNNNNNNNNNNNNNNNNNNNNNNNNNNNNNNNNNCGAGGAGTTGAAGAGAAGGTTGCTGGTTGAACAAGAGAAAACTAGGCAGTGTGAGTTGTTGACAGGTAATGAACTTCCACCAATCAACACTGCACGCAGAGCTGCTCCACCAGGATATGGAAATGCAGCAATTCCTAAGGTTATATGAGTGCAAGGATCTCCAGCTGCTCCTACTAGGACAACTCGTACACCAGCTTTCTACCAGATACAACAACAGGGCAATAAGCTGCAGCGGGAAGATTATCCCGAAGCTTATGAGAAGGACAGGAGAGCTCAATTCCTTAAGTCAATGACCAAGGGCCCTAAGATGGAATTTCCCGGGTTTGATGGAGCAAACCCTGGGGGCTGGATACGTCAAGCTGAGAAGTATTTTCAAATGGCAGGGGCACCACCAGAATACAAGGTTTCACTAGCACAGATGTATTTTGTGGGCAGGGCAGATGTATGGCTCAGAAGGGCAGGAATTCTCAAGAAACAGTACGCTTGGACACAATTCTGTGAGGAAATTTTGCACAGATTTTCTGCTTCCAGCACTTATGATTTGGTTGACAGATTTAATGCTTTCAAGCAAAATAATTTGTCCATTGCTGAATATACTGATCAGTTTGAGGAACTAATGGCTGAAGTTCAGGAAGATAATCCAAATTTTACTAAAATGTGGTTTGTTAAGTGCTATGTCAATGGGATGAGGGCCACTATTAAGTTCCAACTTCGGCCACTCAGACCAGAAACACTCACATATGCTTATTGGTTGGCTATGGACATTGAGCAAGCAACTACTGCAAGAAAACCCTATCCTCCTCTCACAACTGATAAAAGCAAGTATACATTTCAGCATTACAAAGAACAAGGAACAACTGCAGAAAAGAGCACAGATAACAAGGATCCTCATGTTATACAAAGAGCAAGAGANNNNNNNNNNNNNNNNNNNNNNNNNNNNNNNNNNNNNNNNNNNNNNNNNNNNNNNNNNNNNNNNNNNNNNNNNNNNNNNNNNNNNNNNNNNNNNNNNNNNNNNNNNNNNNNNNNNNNNNNNNNNNNNNNNNNNNNNNNNNNNNNNNNNNNNNNNNNNNNNNNNNNNNNNNNNNNNNNNNNNNNNNNNNNNNNNNNNNNNNNNNNNNNNNNNNNNNNNNNNNNNNNNNNNNNNNNNNNNNNNNNNNNNNNNNNNNNNNNNNNNNNNNNNNNNNNNNNNNNNNNNNNNNNNNNNNNNNNNNNNNNNNNNNNNNNNNNNNNNNNNNNNNNNNNNNNNNNNNNNNNNNNNNNNNNNNNNNNNNNNNNNNNNNNNNNNNNNNNNNNNNNNNNNNNNNNNNNNNNNNNNNNNNNNNNNNNNNNNNNNNNNNNNNNNNNNNNNNNN
Coding sequences within:
- the LOC119343202 gene encoding uncharacterized protein LOC119343202 encodes the protein MSPAVIDRGSSARPRCFSSQGGDDDPLTSEEKMRLFKRGAHLIFRMTKAISTVVVCGIVIKWSVTEVFRPYPTSDCARAVRKCREMLQGLRGNPPTLEVGPVLGDEMLAAEVAAFKSMVKDMKREAAERLED